One window of Triticum dicoccoides isolate Atlit2015 ecotype Zavitan chromosome 5A, WEW_v2.0, whole genome shotgun sequence genomic DNA carries:
- the LOC119302546 gene encoding homeobox-leucine zipper protein ROC6-like isoform X1, producing MSFGGMFDGAGSGVFSYDAGGGGPGMHNPGRLLAPPPIPRPGAGAGGGGFASSTGLSLGLQTNMEGGGQLGGAFMGSTGSGGDGDSLGRAREDENDSRSGSDNLDGASADELDPDNSNPRKKKKRYHRHTPQQIQELEAVFKECPHPDEKQRMELSRRLNLESRQVKFWFQNRRTQMKTQIERHENALLRQENDKLRTENMTIREAMRSPTCGNCGGAAVLGEVSLEEQHLRIENSRLKDELDRVCALAGKFLGRPVSAISSPLSLPSSLCSGLDLAVGSNNGFMGMGMQSIPDLMGGGSAAMRLPAGIMGGGLDDGLGGEGVAIDRGALLELGLAAMEELVKVTQVDDPLWQPSLDIGLETLNFDEYRRAFARVLGPSPAGYVSEATREVGIAIINSVDLVNSLMNEARWSEMFPCVVARASTMEIISSGMGGTRSGSIQLMRAELQVLSPLVPIREVTFLRFCKQHADGLWVIVDVSVDGVLRPDSGTGAGPAGYMGCRLLPSGCIVEDMQNGYAKVTWVVHAEYDEAAVHELYRPLLRSGQALGARRWLASLQRQCEYHAILCSNPHPNHGDRHEPISPAGRRCMLRLAQRMADNFCAGVCATAAQKWRRLDEWRVEGAGGRDPAGGEDKVRMMARQSVGAPGEPPGVVLSATTSVRLPGTPPQRVFDYLRDEQRRGEWDILANGEAMQEMDHIAKGQHHGNAVSLLRPNATSGNQNNMLILQETCTDASGSLVVYAPVDVQSMHVVMGGGDSAYVSLLPSGFAILPDGHTAPAAATDPSSQGSSPNAHGGSSNNSPGSLVTVAFQILVNNLPTAKLTVESVDTVSNLLSCTIQKIKSALQASIISP from the exons ATGAGCTTCGGCGGCATGTTCGACGGCGCCGGCTCCGGCGTCTTCTCCTACGACGCCGGCGGGGGCGGCCCCGGCATGCACAACCCCGGCCGCCTCCTCGCCCCGCCGCCCATCCCCAGGCccggcgccggcgcaggcggcGGTGGCTTCGCCTCCTCCACCGGCCTCTCCCTCGGCCTG CAGACGAACATGGAGGGCGGAGGTCAGCTTGGCGGCGCTTTCATGGGGAGCACggggagcggcggcgacggcgactcgctGGGCCGCGCGCGGGAGGACGAGAACGACAGCCGCTCCGGCAGCGACAACCTGGACGGCGCCTCCGCCGACGAGCTCGACCCCGACAACAGCAACCCGCGCAAGAAGAAGAAGCGCTACCACCGCCACACGCCGCAGCAAATCCAAGAGCTCGAAGC CGTCTTCAAGGAGTGCCCACACCCCGACGAGAAGCAGCGGATGGAGCTCAGCCGGCGGCTCAACCTGGAGAGCCGCCAGGTCAAGTTCTGGTTCCAGAATCGCCGCACCCAGATGAAG ACGCAGATCGAGCGGCACGAGAACGCGCTGCTGCGGCAGGAGAACGACAAGCTGCGGACGGAGAACATGACGATCCGGGAGGCGATGCGGAGCCCCACCTGCGGCAACTGCGGCGGCGCGGCCGTGCTCGGGGAGGTGTCGCTGGAGGAGCAGCACCTGCGCATCGAGAACTCGCGCCTCAAGGACGAGCTGGACCGCGTCTGCGCGCTCGCCGGCAAGTTCCTCGGCCGCCCCGTCTCCGCCATCTCCTCGCCGCTGAGCCTGCCCTCCTCCCTCTGCTCCGGCCTCGACCTCGCCGTCGGCAGCAACAATGGCTTCATGGGAATGGGAATGCAGTCCATCCCCGACCTCATGGGCGGCGGCTCGGCGGCCATGCGCCTGCCCGCTGGCATCATGGGCGGCGGCCTCGACGACGGCCTCGGCGGCGAAGGCGTCGCCATCGACCGCGGCGCGCTCCTGGAGCTCGGGCTGGCGGCCATGGAGGAGCTGGTGAAGGTGACGCAGGTGGACGACCCGCTGTGGCAGCCCAGTCTGGATATTGGGCTGGAGACGCTCAACTTCGACGAGTACCGGCGCGCGTTCGCCCGCGTGCTCGGCCCCAGCCCCGCCGGCTACGTCTCCGAGGCCACCCGCGAGGTCGGTATCGCCATCATCAACAGCGTCGACCTCGTCAACAGCCTCATGAACGAG GCTCGGTGGTCGGAGATGTTCCCGTGCGTGGTGGCGAGGGCGAGCACGATGGAGATCATCTCGAGCGGCATGGGCGGCACCCGCAGCGGCTCAATCCAACTG ATGCGCGCGGAGCTGCAGGTACTGTCGCCGCTGGTGCCGATCAGGGAGGTGACGTTCCTGCGCTTCTGCAAGCAGCACGCCGACGGGCTGTGGGTCATCGTGGACGTCTCGGTGGACGGCGTTCTCCGCCCTGACTCCGGCACCGGCGCCGGCCCGGCAGGGTACATGGGCTGCCGTCTCCTCCCCTCCGGCTGCATCGTCGAGGACATGCAGAACGGCTACGCCAAG GTCACGTGGGTGGTTCACGCCGAGTACGACGAGGCGGCGGTGCACGAGCTGTACCGCCCGCTGCTCCGCTCCGGCCAAGCCCTCGGCGCGCGCCGCTGGCTCGCCTCGCTGCAGCGCCAGTGCGAGTACCACGCCATCCTATGCTCCAACCCGCACCCCAACCACGGCGACCGCCACGAGCCCATCTCACCGGCGGGGCGCCGCTGCATGCTCAGGCTGGCGCAGCGGATGGCCGACAACTTTTGCGCTGGCGTGTGCGCCACGGCCGCGCAGAAGTGGCGCCGCCTGGACGAGTGGCGCGTTGAGGGCGCCGGCGGACGGGACCCGGCCGGCGGGGAGGACAAGGTAAGGATGATGGCCAGGCAGAGCGTGGGCGCGCCCGGCGAGCCCCCTGGCGTCGTGCTCAGCGCCACCACCTCCGTGCGGCTCCCCGGCACGCCGCCGCAGCGCGTcttcgactacctccgcgacgaacaGCGCCGCGGAGAGTGGGACATCCTCGCCAACGGCGAGGCCATGCAGGAGATGGACCACATCGCCAAGGGCCAGCACCACGGCAACGCCGTCTCCCTCCTCCGTCCTAAC GCGACGAGCGGGAACCAGAACAACATGCTCATCCTGCAGGAGACGTGCACCGACGCGTCCGGCTCGCTGGTGGTGTACGCGCCGGTGGACGTGCAGTCCATGCACGTCGTCATGGGCGGCGGCGACTCGGCCTACGTCTCCCTGCTGCCCTCCGGCTTTGCCATCCTCCCCGACGGCCACACCGCGCCGGCCGCGGCTACTGACCCTTCTTCCCAGGGCTCGTCGCCCAACGCTCATGgcggcagcagcaacaacagcccCGGCTCGCTCGTCACCGTGGCGTTCCAGATACTGGTCAATAACCTGCCGACGGCGAAGCTCACCGTGGAGTCGGTCGACACCGTCAGCAAcctgctctcctgcaccatccagaAGATCAAGTCCGCCCTGCAGGCCAGCATCATCTCGCCCTAG
- the LOC119302546 gene encoding homeobox-leucine zipper protein ROC6-like isoform X2 — MSFGGMFDGAGSGVFSYDAGGGGPGMHNPGRLLAPPPIPRPGAGAGGGGFASSTGLSLGLTNMEGGGQLGGAFMGSTGSGGDGDSLGRAREDENDSRSGSDNLDGASADELDPDNSNPRKKKKRYHRHTPQQIQELEAVFKECPHPDEKQRMELSRRLNLESRQVKFWFQNRRTQMKTQIERHENALLRQENDKLRTENMTIREAMRSPTCGNCGGAAVLGEVSLEEQHLRIENSRLKDELDRVCALAGKFLGRPVSAISSPLSLPSSLCSGLDLAVGSNNGFMGMGMQSIPDLMGGGSAAMRLPAGIMGGGLDDGLGGEGVAIDRGALLELGLAAMEELVKVTQVDDPLWQPSLDIGLETLNFDEYRRAFARVLGPSPAGYVSEATREVGIAIINSVDLVNSLMNEARWSEMFPCVVARASTMEIISSGMGGTRSGSIQLMRAELQVLSPLVPIREVTFLRFCKQHADGLWVIVDVSVDGVLRPDSGTGAGPAGYMGCRLLPSGCIVEDMQNGYAKVTWVVHAEYDEAAVHELYRPLLRSGQALGARRWLASLQRQCEYHAILCSNPHPNHGDRHEPISPAGRRCMLRLAQRMADNFCAGVCATAAQKWRRLDEWRVEGAGGRDPAGGEDKVRMMARQSVGAPGEPPGVVLSATTSVRLPGTPPQRVFDYLRDEQRRGEWDILANGEAMQEMDHIAKGQHHGNAVSLLRPNATSGNQNNMLILQETCTDASGSLVVYAPVDVQSMHVVMGGGDSAYVSLLPSGFAILPDGHTAPAAATDPSSQGSSPNAHGGSSNNSPGSLVTVAFQILVNNLPTAKLTVESVDTVSNLLSCTIQKIKSALQASIISP; from the exons ATGAGCTTCGGCGGCATGTTCGACGGCGCCGGCTCCGGCGTCTTCTCCTACGACGCCGGCGGGGGCGGCCCCGGCATGCACAACCCCGGCCGCCTCCTCGCCCCGCCGCCCATCCCCAGGCccggcgccggcgcaggcggcGGTGGCTTCGCCTCCTCCACCGGCCTCTCCCTCGGCCTG ACGAACATGGAGGGCGGAGGTCAGCTTGGCGGCGCTTTCATGGGGAGCACggggagcggcggcgacggcgactcgctGGGCCGCGCGCGGGAGGACGAGAACGACAGCCGCTCCGGCAGCGACAACCTGGACGGCGCCTCCGCCGACGAGCTCGACCCCGACAACAGCAACCCGCGCAAGAAGAAGAAGCGCTACCACCGCCACACGCCGCAGCAAATCCAAGAGCTCGAAGC CGTCTTCAAGGAGTGCCCACACCCCGACGAGAAGCAGCGGATGGAGCTCAGCCGGCGGCTCAACCTGGAGAGCCGCCAGGTCAAGTTCTGGTTCCAGAATCGCCGCACCCAGATGAAG ACGCAGATCGAGCGGCACGAGAACGCGCTGCTGCGGCAGGAGAACGACAAGCTGCGGACGGAGAACATGACGATCCGGGAGGCGATGCGGAGCCCCACCTGCGGCAACTGCGGCGGCGCGGCCGTGCTCGGGGAGGTGTCGCTGGAGGAGCAGCACCTGCGCATCGAGAACTCGCGCCTCAAGGACGAGCTGGACCGCGTCTGCGCGCTCGCCGGCAAGTTCCTCGGCCGCCCCGTCTCCGCCATCTCCTCGCCGCTGAGCCTGCCCTCCTCCCTCTGCTCCGGCCTCGACCTCGCCGTCGGCAGCAACAATGGCTTCATGGGAATGGGAATGCAGTCCATCCCCGACCTCATGGGCGGCGGCTCGGCGGCCATGCGCCTGCCCGCTGGCATCATGGGCGGCGGCCTCGACGACGGCCTCGGCGGCGAAGGCGTCGCCATCGACCGCGGCGCGCTCCTGGAGCTCGGGCTGGCGGCCATGGAGGAGCTGGTGAAGGTGACGCAGGTGGACGACCCGCTGTGGCAGCCCAGTCTGGATATTGGGCTGGAGACGCTCAACTTCGACGAGTACCGGCGCGCGTTCGCCCGCGTGCTCGGCCCCAGCCCCGCCGGCTACGTCTCCGAGGCCACCCGCGAGGTCGGTATCGCCATCATCAACAGCGTCGACCTCGTCAACAGCCTCATGAACGAG GCTCGGTGGTCGGAGATGTTCCCGTGCGTGGTGGCGAGGGCGAGCACGATGGAGATCATCTCGAGCGGCATGGGCGGCACCCGCAGCGGCTCAATCCAACTG ATGCGCGCGGAGCTGCAGGTACTGTCGCCGCTGGTGCCGATCAGGGAGGTGACGTTCCTGCGCTTCTGCAAGCAGCACGCCGACGGGCTGTGGGTCATCGTGGACGTCTCGGTGGACGGCGTTCTCCGCCCTGACTCCGGCACCGGCGCCGGCCCGGCAGGGTACATGGGCTGCCGTCTCCTCCCCTCCGGCTGCATCGTCGAGGACATGCAGAACGGCTACGCCAAG GTCACGTGGGTGGTTCACGCCGAGTACGACGAGGCGGCGGTGCACGAGCTGTACCGCCCGCTGCTCCGCTCCGGCCAAGCCCTCGGCGCGCGCCGCTGGCTCGCCTCGCTGCAGCGCCAGTGCGAGTACCACGCCATCCTATGCTCCAACCCGCACCCCAACCACGGCGACCGCCACGAGCCCATCTCACCGGCGGGGCGCCGCTGCATGCTCAGGCTGGCGCAGCGGATGGCCGACAACTTTTGCGCTGGCGTGTGCGCCACGGCCGCGCAGAAGTGGCGCCGCCTGGACGAGTGGCGCGTTGAGGGCGCCGGCGGACGGGACCCGGCCGGCGGGGAGGACAAGGTAAGGATGATGGCCAGGCAGAGCGTGGGCGCGCCCGGCGAGCCCCCTGGCGTCGTGCTCAGCGCCACCACCTCCGTGCGGCTCCCCGGCACGCCGCCGCAGCGCGTcttcgactacctccgcgacgaacaGCGCCGCGGAGAGTGGGACATCCTCGCCAACGGCGAGGCCATGCAGGAGATGGACCACATCGCCAAGGGCCAGCACCACGGCAACGCCGTCTCCCTCCTCCGTCCTAAC GCGACGAGCGGGAACCAGAACAACATGCTCATCCTGCAGGAGACGTGCACCGACGCGTCCGGCTCGCTGGTGGTGTACGCGCCGGTGGACGTGCAGTCCATGCACGTCGTCATGGGCGGCGGCGACTCGGCCTACGTCTCCCTGCTGCCCTCCGGCTTTGCCATCCTCCCCGACGGCCACACCGCGCCGGCCGCGGCTACTGACCCTTCTTCCCAGGGCTCGTCGCCCAACGCTCATGgcggcagcagcaacaacagcccCGGCTCGCTCGTCACCGTGGCGTTCCAGATACTGGTCAATAACCTGCCGACGGCGAAGCTCACCGTGGAGTCGGTCGACACCGTCAGCAAcctgctctcctgcaccatccagaAGATCAAGTCCGCCCTGCAGGCCAGCATCATCTCGCCCTAG